A window of Sphingomonas adhaesiva contains these coding sequences:
- a CDS encoding GreA/GreB family elongation factor, producing the protein MSVAFRRENDDEHLEPRFELPIPAGPNLVTPRGRALIEERIATLEAALAEAADEETVKAVRRDLRYWATRRATAIETPPRDDGAVGFGNRVTYRLAGKERVVTLVGDDEADPGAGAIAFSAPLARALMGAEAGEFVGFNGREDAIEVVAVA; encoded by the coding sequence ATGAGCGTCGCCTTCCGCCGCGAGAACGACGACGAGCATCTCGAGCCGCGCTTCGAGCTGCCGATCCCGGCCGGGCCGAACCTGGTCACGCCGCGGGGTCGCGCACTGATCGAGGAGCGGATCGCCACGCTGGAAGCAGCGCTGGCGGAGGCGGCGGACGAGGAAACGGTCAAGGCCGTCAGGCGCGACCTGCGCTATTGGGCAACCCGCCGCGCCACCGCGATCGAGACGCCGCCGCGCGACGACGGCGCGGTCGGCTTCGGCAATCGCGTGACCTATCGGCTGGCGGGCAAGGAGCGGGTCGTCACGCTGGTCGGCGACGATGAGGCCGACCCGGGGGCCGGCGCGATCGCCTTCTCCGCCCCGCTCGCCCGCGCGTTGATGGGGGCGGAGGCGGGGGAGTTCGTCGGCTTCAACGGCCGCGAGGACGCGATCGAGGTCGTCGCGGTCGCCTAG
- the purD gene encoding phosphoribosylamine--glycine ligase — translation MNILLVGSGGREHALAWKLAQSPRLGTLFAAPGNPGVAQVATIADLDVTDHRATIDFVRRHQIALVVIGPEAPLVDGLADNVRAIGVPVFGPGREAAKLEGSKGFTKDLCARVGIPTARYFRTTSRDGALACLDDFGESCVIKADGLAAGKGVVVAATRAEAEAAIRDLYANGPVEAVIEERLEGPEASLFVLSDGTTTASFGSAQDHKRVGEGDTGPNTGGMGAYSPAFDLTPDLEERALGEIVRPTIDALAAAGTPYVGVLYAGLMLTADGPKLIEYNVRFGDPECQVLMARFDGDLIETLLAVAEGRLADLPAPAFRDAVALTVVMAAEGYPGTPRTGGAIRGIDAAEATGATVFQAGTRMDGDTLVSAGGRVLAVTATGADVAAAQAAAYRGVDAIDFPTGFVRRDIGAKAIARG, via the coding sequence ATGAATATCCTGCTGGTAGGGTCCGGAGGACGCGAGCATGCGCTGGCATGGAAACTCGCGCAGTCGCCCCGCCTAGGTACGCTCTTTGCCGCCCCCGGCAACCCCGGCGTGGCACAGGTCGCGACGATCGCCGATCTGGACGTGACCGATCACCGCGCGACGATCGACTTCGTCCGCCGGCACCAGATCGCGCTGGTCGTGATCGGACCGGAGGCGCCGCTGGTCGACGGTCTCGCCGACAATGTCCGCGCCATCGGCGTGCCGGTGTTCGGCCCCGGGCGGGAGGCGGCGAAGCTGGAGGGGTCGAAGGGCTTCACCAAGGACCTGTGCGCGCGCGTCGGCATTCCGACCGCGCGCTATTTCCGGACGACCTCGCGCGACGGCGCGCTCGCCTGCCTCGACGATTTCGGCGAATCGTGCGTCATCAAGGCGGACGGCCTGGCCGCGGGCAAGGGCGTCGTGGTCGCCGCCACCCGCGCCGAGGCGGAGGCCGCGATCCGCGACCTGTATGCGAACGGCCCGGTCGAGGCGGTGATCGAGGAGCGACTGGAGGGACCGGAGGCGAGCCTGTTCGTGCTGTCGGACGGCACCACCACCGCCTCGTTCGGATCGGCGCAGGACCACAAGCGCGTCGGCGAGGGCGATACCGGCCCCAACACCGGCGGGATGGGCGCGTACAGCCCGGCGTTCGACCTGACGCCCGATCTGGAGGAGCGCGCGCTGGGCGAGATCGTGCGCCCGACGATCGACGCGCTGGCGGCGGCGGGAACGCCCTATGTCGGCGTCCTCTACGCCGGACTGATGCTGACCGCGGACGGGCCGAAGCTGATCGAATATAACGTGCGCTTCGGCGATCCCGAATGCCAGGTGCTGATGGCGCGGTTCGACGGCGACCTGATCGAGACGCTGCTGGCGGTGGCGGAGGGTCGGCTGGCGGACCTGCCCGCGCCGGCGTTCCGCGACGCCGTCGCGCTGACGGTGGTGATGGCGGCGGAGGGCTATCCCGGCACGCCGCGCACCGGCGGCGCGATTCGCGGGATCGATGCGGCGGAGGCGACCGGCGCGACCGTCTTTCAGGCGGGCACGCGGATGGACGGCGACACGCTCGTCTCCGCGGGCGGACGCGTCCTGGCGGTGACCGCGACCGGCGCCGACGTGGCCGCGGCACAGGCGGCGGCCTATCGCGGCGTCGACGCGATCGACTTCCCGACCGGCTTCGTGCGCCGCGACATCGGAGCCAAGGCCATCGCCAGGGGTTGA
- the xseA gene encoding exodeoxyribonuclease VII large subunit, giving the protein MADPFLYTPDTGSDTGTGRLVAEATPGDNAMAVSVSELSGRLKRMVEGEFGHVRLRGEISGYKRAASGHVYLCLKDDGAVIDGVMWKGSAAGLGFRPEDGIEVVATGRLTTYPGRSKYQIVVDRMELAGAGALMALLEKLRAKLAAEGLFDRAAKKPLPFMPRTIGVVTSPTGAVIRDILHRLEDRCPTHVVVWPVKVQGAGAAEEVAAAVRGFDALPAGGAVPRPDLVIVARGGGSIEDLWAFNEEPVVRAVAACSIPIISAVGHETDTTLCDHAADLRAPTPTAAAEIAVPVLADLRLTLDAMAMRTERCARRYVERGRERLDALVRVLPTRDRLLGPQRQRVDELGVRGDRALERRVARARGELDRAAGAIRPATLERRVEAARARLADVGRLIDSLNPDRILQRGYARVEDCAGATVTTAAGATAAGALTLRFRDGAVAVRTGDGPATPPRVERTPARPQPAAGARTAATTDQPRLL; this is encoded by the coding sequence ATGGCCGACCCCTTCTTATATACCCCCGATACCGGCAGCGATACGGGGACGGGGCGGCTGGTAGCCGAGGCGACGCCCGGCGACAATGCGATGGCGGTCAGCGTCAGCGAGCTGTCGGGCCGGCTGAAGCGGATGGTGGAGGGTGAGTTCGGCCATGTCCGGCTGCGCGGCGAGATATCGGGCTACAAGCGGGCGGCGTCGGGGCACGTCTATCTCTGCCTGAAGGACGACGGCGCCGTCATCGACGGGGTGATGTGGAAGGGGAGCGCGGCGGGCCTCGGCTTCCGCCCGGAGGACGGTATCGAGGTGGTCGCGACCGGCCGGCTGACGACCTATCCGGGCCGCTCGAAATACCAGATCGTCGTCGACCGCATGGAACTGGCCGGCGCCGGCGCGCTGATGGCGCTGCTGGAGAAACTGCGCGCCAAGCTCGCCGCGGAAGGGCTGTTCGATCGCGCCGCGAAGAAGCCGCTGCCGTTCATGCCGCGCACGATCGGCGTCGTCACCTCGCCCACCGGCGCGGTGATCCGCGACATCCTCCACCGGCTGGAGGATCGCTGCCCGACGCATGTCGTCGTCTGGCCGGTCAAGGTGCAGGGCGCGGGCGCCGCGGAGGAGGTCGCGGCTGCGGTGCGCGGGTTCGACGCGCTGCCCGCCGGCGGCGCGGTGCCGCGCCCCGACCTGGTGATCGTCGCGCGCGGCGGCGGCTCGATCGAGGACCTGTGGGCCTTCAACGAGGAGCCCGTGGTGCGCGCGGTCGCCGCCTGCTCGATCCCGATCATCTCCGCGGTCGGGCATGAGACCGACACCACCTTGTGCGACCATGCCGCCGACCTGCGCGCGCCCACGCCCACCGCGGCGGCGGAGATCGCGGTGCCGGTGCTCGCCGACCTGCGCCTGACGCTCGACGCGATGGCGATGCGCACCGAGCGGTGCGCGCGCCGCTATGTCGAGCGCGGTCGCGAGCGGCTCGACGCGCTGGTGCGCGTCCTGCCGACGCGCGACCGCCTGCTGGGGCCGCAGCGCCAGCGCGTCGACGAGCTGGGCGTGCGCGGCGACCGCGCGCTGGAGCGGCGCGTCGCGCGTGCCCGCGGCGAGCTGGACCGCGCCGCAGGCGCGATCCGTCCGGCCACGCTGGAGCGCCGCGTCGAGGCGGCGCGCGCCCGGCTGGCCGATGTCGGCCGCCTGATCGACAGCCTCAACCCCGACCGCATCCTCCAGCGCGGCTATGCCCGCGTGGAGGACTGCGCGGGCGCGACCGTCACCACCGCCGCGGGCGCGACCGCCGCGGGCGCGCTGACGCTGCGCTTCCGCGACGGTGCGGTGGCGGTACGGACTGGCGATGGTCCTGCGACGCCGCCCAGGGTCGAGCGCACCCCCGCCCGGCCG